The window TTCCATAAATACGTATAATAATTACCCACGAAGATCCAGGGACTTGGCTTATCGGTTTGGTGATGATCAAGGTTGGTAGCATCTTTGCTGCTGATGATGCTTGGCTTAATTGCAATCGGAGGCATGCCTCCTATTCCTTGACACTGCAAATAGTAGCACTAGTGAGCTCAAACATATAAGTTAGAAACAGATGtagcaaaatgggcgggttgggtaatgggtaaaCTAGCATAGGTCACCTGGGTCAGGTTGGATTGACTGACCAACTCTTATTCTTTTTctcttgtataaatatttgaGCTACTATGACTAAAACTATACGGTAGTCAGTAGGCAAACCTCCATTTGTCTAATGAAATGATTCAAGAGATTTTCAGCATCTAGATACACTTTGGGCACCTTAGACATGTTTCATTTCTGGTTAAGTTTCTAACTATACTTGTTTACATGTCGGAGGGGTTAAAATATTCAAACTAATTTGGTATTGGTAACCAAGTAAAAATTGCCACTTATGGTACATCACACAAGAATCATATACTTTTATTAGAAGACCGATAAAACCATCTTGAAAGGGCGACCCAAAGGGCGTTTAGGGTACGCATGGGCATGCCTTGAAATTATCTTATATGGGTTTTGTAgcatattgaaaaaaaaatacaatgatAGTgcttttttaaaactattttcttGTAATGATGATGCATAGTTTCACACCCGGGTTAAAAAGCCCAATCAGACGAGAATTCGTAGATGACATCTCATAAgctcagaaaaagaaaaaaaaacatacctgAGGAAGTTGTTCTTGTGTCTGCTGAACAGCATGGTATTGTTGAAAAGGATCCGTGAAATTGGGAACTCGTGGTTGGTTTTGACTATGTGGAGGAAATGAACTCATGATTGGAGCCGCAACATTAGCTGCTTGACTTACTGCAGGACCCGCAACAGGCATTGGGGAAATGCTATATCCTGGAACTGGAAAATGTTGACCAACATGAGCTGCTGCTACTGCAGCTGGATTGGGCATTGATGAGGCTGGTAGAATGGCGGGATAAGGAACTATGGGTCGGTTAATCCCCATATCCATGCCCATACCCATACCTATTCCCATTCCCATAGCCATTGGCACACCTGGGTACATCATAGGAACCATGCTGCATCCCATTGATATCATCTGCAAAAATGATCATTTATGTCATTTAGCGTATTGATAAGTTGTAACTACTACCATAGTTTTAATGTAGAGGCGTACACTTGGTCAAAAGCTGAGACCCAACCCAACTGACCAAGACCGAagcattcaaaatgttttaaattGATTCAGAAGTTATCTAGACAATCTGGGATGGTGTCCTTAAGAAGAATTCTATAATTTGAAGGTTTATATACCTGAACTTGCATTTGAAGCGATTTCAAGTACTCGATTGCCTCATCCAACATTGAAGCTTTGTCAGACTAGAAATACATGATAATcagattaaaagataaaaactggaaaaaagtaacatttttacataaattttctatttgaacaaataaaagagaataagtttttaaaattttttctttttgaacactAAATTTGGTTGTTCAATTAGAAAATTTTTGGATTATCagttatcttttaaattttttttttttggaaagtgatatttttcataaaaaaaaaaaaaaaactatctaagttatatatattaactttttctgacaaaaaattaaactactaagggcgcgtttagttggagaaaatgtttttaagttttccatttctagttttctagaaaatgaaaaagtttaaacgcgttcaaaataaaagatgaagttttcatttttccattttagaaaagtagaaaacatgttcaaattcacttgttttctaattttaggtttataaaaggtttagaaaatagaaaagtgaaaacaaaaactgaaaaaaacagttttctaattttagtgcaaaagttggaaaagagaattttcattttctaggaaaacttttctaaaaaattataatttgaacACGTTTCTTGTTTCCcatgtttttttggaaaataaaaatgaaaaacaatggAGTTTTCTTAAACTAAACATACCctaatgtgttttttttcaaaaatattttgcaTTCTACTTACTCGGTATTAGATAATTTAGGTAGTATATCACCTTTAACAGAAATGGATGTCTCAAAGTAAGGAACCACGAACTAGAATTTCATATACAACTTCAAAAGAATGGTTGTACAACGGACCTTATTACAGCGAGGTATTAGTTCTTGCAATGCcttcattttttcattaatcTTATCTCGGCGTCTCTACAGAAGTATCAAACCTTAACAGAGTTAGTGACCCGATCTCAATATCAACAAACTACACAAATTTAAAAACTGAACTTCGAGAAGTAAAGTACAAACCCTTTCTGATAGATTGTGAACCTCCGCAGCACGAGACCTTCTTGTAGAGGTTGATCCACCATGCGATTTGCACTTTGCCTCAAACTCGACGTCCTGCATAAGAAAGATAATTTATGGATCCAAAACACATAACCATTATGGAGCATCAGCAAATGTACTTTCTTGACATGAAAAACGTACAGGTTCAAAACTGCCATAATACTCGGCTTCTTTTTTAGCAAACATTGAAGCTTAGTCACTTAAATATATTACAGAGAAAACATGTTACATATTATGATACCTCCGTTTCTTTAATGTCAACTCTGATACCCACAAACAAAAAGCATAAAAAGTTAGGAAAATTCATTAGTAATTATTTGGCTTATTGCATTACGCTGGTACTACGCtaagtatatatacattttttatgtCACTCCATATGTCCTAAAACAAGTGTCATATTACTGTTTAATTATACTTTATACCTTTAAGTTTTAAccaatcaaaatatttttaaaaaagataatgtctTAGTGTTTTTTTCAACCTTTATGACAACTtaagaatgaaaaaaatgcTACTTAAAATTATTGTCcaatttttttgtgtttgtgcgTCTTTTTTGTGGATCAAGTGACGTACACTAACAGATTTCTGTTTGAGACTACTCAGTCACTCAGTAGTGTcttgtacatatatattgagGCGATCTCATCTGTGTGTCCCtacacgtgcaacacacgtgcCAAGCTGGCTTATGGCTTTCGCCTTTCAGAGTCACAAACAAATTGATGCGTCATATATCGGAACTTGAGGCTACAACTTGTAGACACTTAGTGAATTTTATCAtaaacttcttgaattttttaTTGGAATATCCAGTTTTATATATGTGAAGTTCATATGTTAAATACAGCTTCCTAGACatattaatttagttaattCGATGGcattttaaattcaaatttcgaatgtataaaaatcaaataaaatactACTCGGTAATATATACTAGTAAAGATAATTCTCAGCAATAGTGTACAGGCTCATTTAAGTGCTGCTACAAAACGACATACGCCCACAGAGAAGATTGATACAAAAACGCTATACATAtaaagacaaacaaaatctaaataaaaaatTGCACTTATTCATTCCGGATTTTCTTCTTTTCCAACATATATTCactaaataaaatttgaataatTTATGCTACGTACGACAGAAACCTTTTGAAAATCGAGGGGTACAGCTACGTACAATCCAAGCACGTTTTAATCGTAAACAGTGGCTGCTGCAAATGGTAAAGTCATCCATATGTGGAAGTGTCTAGCACCATCTCTAATCCTTCATATCGAAATTAGTTATTTGCTTATTTATAGCCCGACTTATCTaccatatctatctatatctatactacggATGTCTTTTAAACTAGTTATGTGCCTCAGCGCGTTGCTGcggaaatatatttttttcaaagtgTAATATCACAACCTTAACATCGTCACTATCACCAATAGTCGTCGTTATCACCACCAGCACATTGCGTGACTTTTGTGCTTGTGGgatcaaaattttaaagtttttgtttacgaagttttattaaatagttgtatattaataataaaatttataagatATGCTTTTGATATGATATGGAAAAAAATTTTATACACGTTAACCACAGTCGTTATTACTATTactaatatgtatattttaaatactATAGAtccattttaaattttttagcatttttcaaattttaaagatctatgttcttttattattattatacattaatatgtaaataaaatcaaatgtgTTATGaaagaaataaacataaaagaagAACAAAAAGACACACATATTTGTTTAGTGTTGAATTGTGGTTTTCCATTTCTCATTGATGTTGCCAGGTGGTTTGAGTGTTTTATACGtgttaaaaaaacacatatatcaATGTATGTAATGTAATTTTATATGGATATGAGTAAAACAATCAAACCCAAGACACCCCACCGTCTTCATTCTATCTTCAAACTCTCTACCGCACCTAGTTACCCACCATTATCCTTTTTCAAAATGCAACACTATTATCTAACAACATAACCATTCACATATCACCAATTAAACACACATATGAACTCATTTCAATCATCATCGCAAATGTAACCTAGATGTAACTCATGTAATCCATAGACTCTATGTCGTTGACACCACAACttttctttcaccagatgctttCATTTTCCTTTTGTATCATTCCATTCTAGTATTATGTAGCTCTCTcattttaacaaaaagaaaaaaaaaagccataTTTCACCAATCAAGAGTATGTTGGGCTGGTGATCCCGGGTGACCACTCACCATAAAACCCAACAATAATGTTGGTGTTGGGCGGTTGTTGATCTTGGTGAGTGCCAACTACGAAAGGAAACGATAGTGGTTACGGGCAACTACTGATGTTGGTTGTTCTAGTGATTGTTAACTTTGATTAAAGGAGACCGGTGGTGGTTACCGGCGGACGGCAGTGGTTAATGAAGATTTGGTGTTTTATATTTATCTGTATTGATATGCATATGTACATGGTTATGCTATGTAAGTTGTATCTGCTGCTTACAAAGTGTAAATAAGcaatattaaaaatgttttgtaCCTTATGCATATGTGTTTTGTACCTTATGCAATATTAGAGTAACTGAGCCGACACTCAAGCCAACCGAGCCACTACTGTAGCTATCAAAATttggattgttatatatataatttcaatattgattttagatactttcccaaaatgcccttcccatctattctatatttacctaaaataactataatatctttttctctcctcaaatctcaagcaatcattttttattctctctcctacataaatcatttttattcttctaattcaaaatattttatctcaaaaatcgtatatcgataaactataaaaattatatgggtgtcttaaaatttcatactctttcattagagtaatcattcgatatacttttgacgaatttttaaatcagaTGACGGAGCCTCGTACGGTTAAGGGCAGAGTCTGTCATATAGATCACTCCATCAATGCCACCGTCACCGCcgtcattacatcaccaccacaTTATAACCGTCGCAATGCGCGAAAACCGTTCTCGTAAGTGAAAAAGAGGCGTAAAAAATAAACTGATGTCCTGATTGTTTCATAAATTATGATGTACTCTTATAGAATTGGAATTGATTTTTGTATTTGgttatccaaaaataaaaaaaattcagtttGTTGAAATTTAACCATTAATTACTTTATCTTTTCATAAAATCTTTACTAAAGGAGTGAAAAGAATTAACTTTCATCATTTTCCCcaattgaatcttcaaaaacaaaaatactacttcaaatttcatttttttttaagttctaattcttttccaaaataatgttaacacacatttagatttattttctttttagaaaCCACCTCATGTATATAAACACACAAGAAgggtacctgcgcaatgcaACGGCGGGGGCGGCGACGGGTAGTGGTGGCAAAAGTAATGGTAAtagtgtgattattaatgtaaaagtatatAACTGCTTCgctaatgaaaccctaattcaaaTGGAGGAGCATTTGTTTCCATAGAAGGATACAGGTGAACTTTGAGATATGTGTGaagatttttagttttttttaagggtgtTTTAGTCATATCAAAGGCTGaaagtttaataaaataaaaaaagaggtATTAgctattatagattatagatttagataatataaaatgTCAAAGAAAAATCGAATagaataatttaatttaaaaaaaaaaacttttgcttTATAAAGAAGTAAAGATGTACgaaaaaataagttttaaaaaattaaatgctTAAAAACCtaggtttttgtgtttgttaaaattataaaaagatgacATGTGATATCTACTAAttatctttcctaatcttgcatACATCATTATATActgtaatattaaaaaaaaaaaaattggctaTTGGTTATTTGGTTTAGGGAAATTAATCATCTCTTATGCTAAAATTATTCGTGCCGGTAATTGCACCATGAATTTTACTTCAAGAAACAATAGCTTTTACCAAACTGACTAACTTTACATTCCAAGTGTTTATTACTATGATTTAATATGGAGAATTGTACGTTAGGCTATATATTCAGTTCTAATACTTCCAATAAATTGTAGTGTGTAATTAACTTgcaatataaatattaaattttgtaatcTTAGCTAGGAGTCTAAAATAACAAGACATAATAATGCATGTACATACCTCACAATGACATTCATTGTCATCGGTGCCTTGTCTTTTGCGTTTTTGGTCATCAGTCGGTGTCGGTGGCGGTGGCTTCTGAGTCGACGGTTCGATACCTGCGTTTTCTCCCGAGCAACCGGTACCATGAGACGATGTCACGCTCATCTCACGTGTTACCATCTCCTTTCCTGTTGATGACGCACCTGCTACGCCAATAACACTCACACTTCCACCACATTCGACAGAAACATATGTTTCTTTATCTGACACACGTGAAGCTTTAGACTCTAGCACTGGTACCGTGTTAGACGCGACACCATTGATAGCCAAAGTCGGCGTTATCTTACTATTATTAGCTGGCAGAGTTAGTGATCCAGGACCACTTCTGGTCCTGGTAATTTTATTAGGTCTGCCAAAATGTAAAAAGTTTGTATATTTTGGTTGTCCCAATTCCACTTCTGACCGCTTGTAAACAGGCGAATCAGAAGATGCAATTATCTTtgagggtggtggtggtgacagtaACGGTATCGGATTGACAGGTGGCGTAGGATACAAAAGATCGTTATTGTATAAATAATTCTCCAACGAATTTTCATCACTAGGGTAATGAAGCCAAGATGCCATTTCATCTTCTTGCATAAAAACATGAGACGGTCCAGTAATTGTTTCGGTCTTCTTAGTTGCAACATTTGATGGTGATCTTTGGTTTTGGATCACTACTTGACCATTATGCCATAATAGCTCCATAACATCTTCATTTCCTCCCCTATAATTTAAAATcgtaaattatacatataatttcgAATAATAGTAACACTAGAAAAACTAGCAAATATGTTAATTGAAAACATTATTTGACATGTAACTATTAATTACATTGTTGATTTCTTAGGCAAGTCTTGAAATAAGTAATCTTCTTGATCCGCTTCAAAATGATCATCAGGAACAATATGATGCATCAtagattttatatatgttgatcaactcaatcaaatcaaatcaaataaaaagaatatagtTGGATGCTAGTGAGAATTTATAAGTTGGttaattttatgttattgtGGGAATTTGTATGGAAGTGTGTACATATATATCAATGAGCGATATATGGCGGTTGCAGAGAAATATTATGTAAGATATATGTATTCATAAATATGATGATACCTTGATGAGACATTCTTCTTCCTATGATTGTacgtaaaatataatattataaactttataaattttatttagaaGCATTTTTATTTGGGGGTGTTATTCACAATCATCAACTCCATCGATATTATCCTCGTATCCAATTTATATTACACATGATACCGGTATAATGTGACAGTGGTCATGGCGGCAACAGTGTGACGGTGGGGGCTGTTATGTGTGGTGGGGTGActtcgagtggtgtagataattaataaaaaaataattgatttaataGATTAAAAGAATAATTTTCTAAAAGAttaaggattgatagtgtaatttaggAGACGATGACATTTTcccataatattttaataagtaTTTTAATACTCTGTCCATAATCCAAATTTTTCGTTAAAAAATATGTGTTGTAAACCAGATGGTATTTAATCTGGGTCCTCCACTGACTACTAGTAGGACACCCGTCCAATCTATTCCAATTTCCAATCCCGCAAAGAGTAAAGACCGACCCTCAACATCATAACAGCTCGATACATTAACCTTCTATTCTATTTCGACCATACATTAAGATAAGGGATTAGTTttctggaatgtaactatctttgatcgaatgtctataataggaaaaaattaaagttatatgtattgtatgcaagcaactcgaaaaaatgtttattgtatgtaagaaaacatacgtgacaactaTATATaggtgtcacttgtcagattttaattaattggttgaaacgacatacaataaacattattttgagttgttaacatacaatacacacaacttgagttatttcctactatagacattcattcaaagtttcttacattccaaGAAACTAATCCCTTTAAGACAATCTTTCATTCATATTCAATcataatataaacaagaaagtggaaattaaaaacattaaatattatCTTATTTAATCTATATCATTTTTGAGTGATTTGACATACATTATCAAATCCAGCAGATACTTGGTTGAAATCTTTTTGAAGTTAGAGTTTAAGGCTTAAAATGTAgacaaaaattttgaaatgtaTTTCATCTACGAGAATTCTAAACAAGAACTCGAGACTTCAAATGAATCCAAGTTacactatatattttttttctttttattgatcACATACTCATTAAACTTTCGTATTTCGCATATGCATGGTACTTCTTACCGGATTACTACAAAAAGGGAGATGAAATAAAAGCGTCACTGAAAAATGAATTAAGAATACGAGAAACAACCTCCAAAATCCGGTTAAGGGAATTATACTAGtccaaaatttgaaaattttgatgattatatTGATCACTAGAGTAATACATGGTAAAACtatgcataaaattaaaaattatgaaaattcgAAGTAATCAAAAACGTtctagtgtgtgtgtgtcaaGGAATGAACATTAAACTTTAGAGTATTCACAGTGGGAGACACTCATCCTCCAAGAACTAGTCCCTGTCAGCACCACATCAATACCACATCAGCccaaggactaatcccccaAAACACCCATAATGCCAGAACTAGTCTAGGACCCACCATTTATTTCACCACATATATTTTgagataattaataataataataatatagaaaaaataataataataatataataataataactataatataaaggtttaaatttaaaattaataatagtaataactaTTGGGTGGTTTATAAACTTACATATAACATGGGGGTGtagattaataatataaataagttaatGCATCAAAGGCTCACAGCCACTCAGCCACCACCATCTGCATCTTCTTCGTTCCCCCTCCTCTTGCCGGAAAACATGGCTATTTTTTTCAGCCATCACTACAcacagatatatacatatataacacatatacacatacaaTATACACCATATATACTAAAtacctaaaaaaaaagaaaaaaaaacaaaactcttTGCGCTCGTCTCTGTGGGAAAGGATGACTCGAAAACTAACCAAGGACGAGTGACACCTAGTGGTGTGCACTCGTCCTCCACTCGAAAACGAACCAAGAACGAGTGGGAACGAGCCCACTGTGATTGCTCTTACAAAAGGAGGACTAGTGCACTAGGTTATGTATGGACAGTTTTCCTTAATTTTGTTGAGAATTTAATGGGTCCCATCTCGATGTAGACCGAGTATAGGAACATCACATATGAAATTTGTATTACCACCAATCATTGTTGATATTATCGTATTTTCCTCTTATCTTATGGTTCTATTCCATGTACCTTACCCTTCACATGGCTCTGCTTTTGTTTCTAATGGTTTTACAAACTTTATGGTGGAACTATGGTCATGTCATACATTGAGAATGAGTAATAAGAATATCAAGTTTTTATAGTGGGCTTGGTAAGTTTTTCTCTCCATTTTTTTTTGGAGATACCGGTTTCTAAGGGTGGGGGAGCGCCTCGCCACCCCTCCCTTCCCCGATTTTCAATAGGTATCTGTCCGCTCTTTATTGCAAGGAATGCCTCGTCACCCCTCCTCACttctccccacccttttctattttatttaatcatatataaaataaaaaagaaataaagaaataaagacaaaagaagaaggaGGAAAAGACAAAAGACAATAGGCAGGGAAAAAGACACTACCCTCCCCACCCTACCGGTATCGGTTGAACGGGGCAGTATTCAAATCGGTACCTGTCCGGTACCTACTCGCTGCCTATGCGCTCCGTCCAGCCTAATCGAAAGATTTAAGTTATTGATCTATTTGACGATGAAGCTCTTTATGAAATGACAAAAAGGTATTGATGGTGAGGGTGTTTTTGAAGAGAAAGAGATTTGGGTGACAATGACCTGATAATTGGGAGTGggctaaaaaaaatacattctAATGATTTTTGCTGACTTATGAAACTTTGttgtaagtaagtaactgctcagtgtcgcCTTCCATGgattttgagccccaatacctcgactgTGTATGGAGGGTTAAGATGTaagcagaccttacctctacctaagtagagaggctgcttcca is drawn from Erigeron canadensis isolate Cc75 chromosome 9, C_canadensis_v1, whole genome shotgun sequence and contains these coding sequences:
- the LOC122583098 gene encoding transcription factor PIF1-like; this translates as MHHIVPDDHFEADQEDYLFQDLPKKSTMGGNEDVMELLWHNGQVVIQNQRSPSNVATKKTETITGPSHVFMQEDEMASWLHYPSDENSLENYLYNNDLLYPTPPVNPIPLLSPPPPSKIIASSDSPVYKRSEVELGQPKYTNFLHFGRPNKITRTRSGPGSLTLPANNSKITPTLAINGVASNTVPVLESKASRVSDKETYVSVECGGSVSVIGVAGASSTGKEMVTREMSVTSSHGTGCSGENAGIEPSTQKPPPPTPTDDQKRKRQGTDDNECHCEDVEFEAKCKSHGGSTSTRRSRAAEVHNLSERRRRDKINEKMKALQELIPRCNKSDKASMLDEAIEYLKSLQMQVQMISMGCSMVPMMYPGVPMAMGMGIGMGMGMDMGINRPIVPYPAILPASSMPNPAAVAAAHVGQHFPVPGYSISPMPVAGPAVSQAANVAAPIMSSFPPHSQNQPRVPNFTDPFQQYHAVQQTQEQLPQCQGIGGMPPIAIKPSIISSKDATNLDHHQTDKPSPWIFIITGRMFNKPGFSAPTNFVA